Below is a window of Vibrio gazogenes DNA.
TTCAGTTAACCAGTAAACGGAACGCACTTTTCCACTGTGAACGGGTTTGCTGGTGCGAATGGGGAGGTCGTCATTGACGGCGAGAATTTGATCGGCGAGGCTCATTCAGACATTCCTATCTAAAAAGTAATCGGTTCAACTGACAGATACCCGTTGACCAGACACTGGGTGACAAACATCACGGGATATCCGATTTCTGAGCGCATCATACCAGAACTATTTTTCACTGCCAGAGAAAAAGCAAACGTTTGCTTTAAGGGCGGTATTTTCAACCAATCACTGCTTTAAAAAAATCCCCTCGTGTCGAGGGGATGAAAATGGGGGCGGCAGTGTTCATTTATGGTGTTGTGTTTTTTGTTATCGAAATGAGAGGTTGTCATTAGTGGTAGTGGCGGCTTGAATCCGTCACGAAGAAAACCTCACAGTGGTATTGTTGACCCAACTGTATAAGCTGTTTCTGCGCTTGTTCGGTAAGTTGTTGTGAAGCCACGATGGCACAGGCATTGCCTGATAGGATGGCTTTACGAATCACATGATACTCATCCATCGTTTTTGAGGGTCTCAGTTGCACAACTTGATGACTTGGAATCTTGTGCGAATCAAGTGAGCGTAGATCTGGTCGGTAGGATTCCGATGTGATCAGAATCCACTGCTGCAGTTGAGAGAGCTGTGCTAAACGATCATACAGATAGCTTTCCATTGCGTCGTGCCGGGTTGCATTCCGGAACGTGTGACGACCTGCATAGTGGTGCGATCCGGATGAGTACATCAAATCATTCAACAAACGCATAATACTGGTTCCTTATACATGCTGTTCATATATACAGTATTTTATATTGAATGACTGATCAAGTCGGAATTGATGTAAATTTGTACTTTTCTGTTATCAAGATCTCATTGTTGAATATTTCTTAATCGTGAATGCGAACTGGAAATCGAGGAAAACAGCCGAATAACCCGCCTGTCAATCGTGGTAAAAGGCAGACGCGGGAGACAGAATAAGGTCTCTGGTATATTACAACTGAGTGGGGGAGAGGCTTCTGTTTTGAGTTGAGCGGGGGATTGATGATGAAAAGGTATATCAGGTTGTCGCGATAAAACCATTTGACTGATACTGACCACCGCACAGCCATAATTTCGGGTGTTATTGCGTTATTACGTTATTACGTTATTGCATTGAGGTGTTTTGCTGATGTGCTAATAGTGATTTGAGTGCTTGATTTAACCGCTTCATCTCTTCATCACTGCCTTTCATATCAGGATGATAAATTTTGCTCAACTGCTTATAACGCAGTTTGATCTGTTTAATCTCTGGTATTTCCGTAGCTGAGAAGCCAAATAAAGCACATGCTAAATCGAGGTCCTTCGGGCGAGCTGGTGTGTGTGCTAGCGGCGTTTGTTGTGAGCGCTTAAGCTCCTGAAACAGCATGGTCATCTGTTGTTTTTGTTTGCGAATCGTTTGTTCCTGCTGTTTGATTTTTTGCTGTTGTATATAGGTGCCAGACTGAACCTGTAATGGCTCTGAAGGTGGTGGTTGAACCTCAGGGTGAGCTGATTTCGCTGTTCTGAGTTGTTTTTTGAGTCGAACATGAACAACCCCCAGTAACGTCACTGCCAACATCAGTATAGCCACAACCGCACTGGATATGATCTGAGGCAGCGTGAATTGAGCTGCATCGGTTTGAGCATTGTTGAAATGAGCCGAAGAAGTCGTGGTATCGGGGATTTGCGCATCTTCGAGTGCTTTTCTCTGCGAAATTTCTTTCATTCTGCGGTGATTGAACTGTTGTTCGAGTAACTGGCTGTAACGTTGCTCTGCTGTTGGATTAGACAACCCTGCAATCCGGTACCAAATCAGTGCCTGGGTTTCACCCGACAGGTCTGCGACTTGTTCATAGAGTTGGCCCAGCTTGAATTGTGCCGTTGTGTCGCCTTGCGTTGCTAAGCGAGTCAGCCAATAGATCGCTTGTGTTTTATCCGGTGTGGTTCCGGCGCTGCCATTGAGATAAGCATTCGCGACTTGTAATTGCGCCTGCTTATGGCCATTTTCGGCGGCTTGTTCCATCCAGTAAAAAGATTGTTTGGGGTCGGCTTTCACACCTTGTCCCTGTTGATAATGCAAGGCAAGTTGGTACTGTGCGTTTCTGTCACGCAAGATGGCTTGTTGGCGTAGGGTATTGATGTCGGCTGCCTGTGCAGATGCGAGAGTCAGCAGCAAACATATCAGTAATAATCTCAATCGCACTCCTGACCCCTAGAGAGTTGATATTCCGGATTCAGCGCTACTTCTGATCCGGAATATTTGTCAGTTTATTTCAGTGGTAGGATCTGTATTTCAACCCGTCGGTTACACTGTCTGCCCTGCGGTGTACTATTGCTACACAGTGGGTGGCGTTCGCCGATACCGCGGGCGATCGCCCGGCCGGGAGCAACGCCTTGCGAGACGAGATACTGTCGTACCGATTCTGCCCGTTTTTCTGATAAAACTTGATTCGTGCGGTCGCTACCAGTGTTGTCGGTATGGCCTTCAATGACTAAACTGGTTTCGGGATATTCCATTAAAATTTTAGCCACACCATTTAAGGTATTATGAATCGAAGTATTGAGATGGAAATCATTGGTATTAAAACCGATGCTATTTTTCATGCGTAAACGAAGTTGATGCTCTCCGACGCGTTCAACCTGAACGCCGGAATTGACAAGAGAACGTCGTAATGCCGCTTCTTGTTTGTCAAAGTAGTAGCCGACACCACCGCCAATCGCAGCGCCTCCGGCTGCGCCAATGAGTGCTCGTTGGCGACGTTCTCTGGCGTTATCCCCCGAAGCGAGACCCACAGCAATCCCCGAAATTGCACCAATCAGTGCACCTTTTGTGGTTGCATTGGTCTCATTTTCACCCGTTGTTGCATTTTGTCTTTGCGTTGCCTCGCACCCCGCCAGTAGCGAAAGCAAAGAAAGCATAATGATGGTTCGTTTCACTGAGATACTCCCTGATTGTCATTCTCGTACCATGAATCACAATTATCTATCACATTGTAGACAATAATTCGGATGAATTATTTCAATAATTTTGGTGCTTGTGCACCATCTATTGGTCTATTGACAGAAATTTTACGTCCTTTTTTCAATCCGGTTTCGTAATCTTTGGTCAAATTCTTCATCGCTTCTTTGAGTTGTTTCTTAAACGTTTCGCGGTCGATGTTCTCGAATTCCCGATCAATATAGCTATTGATTTTATCTGCGGAATCTTGATCAGGGGTAATATCCGGCAACTTTTCCAGTGCGCCTTCAATCCAACCGGAGACAAAAGAGTTGACTCTGCGCGACACTTCTTGTGTCGATGTGCCACTACCCGCAAAACTATTACGAAACTGACCGGTTTGCTCGTTCATTTCACGATAAATAACATCGAAAGCAAAAGCAGCAAAAATAGCGCGATCCGCTTCACCGATAAACTCGGCTCTTTTCAGACCTTTATGATTCAATAAAACGGCTTCTACGCCAAATTTGGTGTTGATACCTCGGATAATACGGAGCAGGTGACTGCTGATTTGGCTTGGTAGCAGGTGAGAAGACTGGGTTTTCCCCATTTTGATGAATTCAATATCATCTTTATGCAGACCATATTTTAACATCAGGCTATGTGCCATTTTGATGGCACTTGCCGCCTCATTCACATTCGCGGAATTACCAAGTTCCAAGCATTTCGCTATTTTTTTAAGGGCTTTTTCTTTATTCATTGACCTGAAATATAGGGAGTTGAGATGTACAGCAAAGTCGGTCATTCTAGCTTTTCTAACCAAAAATGGGAAGAATGAAAAGAGGAGGGAACTGTCGCAACTGGCAGGTATTCTGACGAATGGCGGTGTGACCACTGAATTGAGAATATCAGCATAATGAGCAACGGTTGGGGATGTCGATGAAGATCCGGATAAAGTATGACTTTATCCGAATCACATCAATAGCTGGTTATTTATAAGCCAAGCTGATCGAGTAAATCAGCTGCGTTGGTGCTATCTTGTTGATCATCTTCGCGATTTTCTGGATTGCTATCTGATGATTGAGAGGATGAAGCTTGTGCGGATTGTTGCCATGTGGATTCGAGAATATCATCCGGATTTTCATCTTCGGAAATCTCAAACTCTTCTAACTGAATGAATTCGGTTTTGTCCATGGCAAGTTCAAGATAGAAAATGTTGTTTTTTTCGGTAGAGAAGGTGACTCGACGGGCTTGAGGACGATCAAGATTGGTATCCACAGAAAGCAACACTTGCTTGTTTAGTGACAGCATTTTCGGTTGGTTTTGGGTAATGTTGGTCTGTAGCTCTTTGCGAACTTTGTTGGTGAAATCCCCAACGAGTTGATTCATGAGTTCGCCTAGCACATCTCCGACTTCGTCCGATGTATGCAACACCGCCAGTTCTTCTTCCGGCATGCCCATATTACGCATATAGTTACCATAAATTTCCAATGCAGCCTTGGCATTGAAGTTAATGACAACCAATCCGGTAAATCCGCCATCGAAAAGCACAAAACAACCAAAATCAGGCTTGAGTGCGGTTTTATTAATTTTCTGAACCATAGCAGAATAATGAATCTGCGAAGCGGTTGCTGTCGTCAGCACCTTAGAAACAGACTGGCACAACATCAGCAGAATATCTTCTGTGGTGACTACTTGACTTTTTTTCATATGATTGTCCATCAAAATATTTCAACAACAAGGCATCTCGTCATGCCTTTTCCTATTCTTGAACCGAGATTCTGTTTTAATAGCCTCTCTAAATGTTGTAAAGTGAGCTAACTCAAAGATCGAGAACAAAAAGTATTAACCCATCGCTGCATTGAAGTCAGCGTCGTACAGATAGGAAGCAAATGTTACCGAGACTTCACCATCAAACTGACATCGATCCCGTCATATTCCAATTTCTACAAGACCTTAAATCTCGCGAATTTTCCGGTGATATCGAAACGCACTATTCAAGCCGTCTTGCGGTTTCTACAGACAATAGTGTCTATCAGCAGTTACCGCAAGCAGTCATTCATCCCAAGACAACAAAAGATGTTGCCCTCATTGGGAAAATAAGTGCTCAATCGGTTTATAAAACAGTGACCTTTTCAGCACGAGGTGGTGGAACAGGGACCAACGGACAGTCGTTGACGAAAGGAATTGTCGTCGATTTATCCCGTCATATGAATAACATTCTGGAAATCAATTCGGAAGAAGGGTGGGCCCGTGTACAGGCTGGGGTGATCAAAGATCAACTTAATGATGCCGTCAGACCTTATGGGTATTTCTTTTCTCCCGATCTTTCCACCAGCAACCGGGCCACGCTCGGCGGTATGATCAATACCGATGCATCGGGACAAGGGTCGTTGAAATATGGCAAGACCTCGGATCATGTGTTGTCGTTACAGGCAGTATTTGCCGATGGTTCGATACTGGAAACAGATTTGTCGGCCGGATTACCGCAGCAACAGACTTATGCCGCCAAAGCGCTGGCGGTCACGGAATCTGTTTGTCGAGACAAACGGGCTCAGATTCTGGACAAATTCCCGCCCTTGAATCGGTTTTTGACGGGGTATGATCTGAAAAATGCGATCGATGAAAGTGATGATACCTTTGATTTGACCCGCGTTTTGTGTGGTTCTGAAGGGTCGTTGGCATTTATTACTGAAGCCAAGCTGCATTTAACACCGATTCCAAAGGTTCGGATGCTGGTCAATGTCAAATATAACACTTTCGAGTCAGCTCTCAAAAATGCGCCATTTATGGTTGAAGCGCAGGCCTTGTCTGTTGAAACGGTCGATTCGAGAGTGTTGAACCTGGCAAAGCAGGATATTGTCTGGTACAGCGTCAACGATTTATTGTCTGACGTGCCCGGTAAAGAGATGCATGGGATCAATATCGTTGAATACGCAGGACAGGAGCTGGCTGAAATCGAGTCTCAGGTTCAGGCACTGACTGACAAACTGGATCAAATGCTGGTAAATGAAGAGGCTGGCATTATTGGTTATCAGGTATGTCAGGACTTAGCCAGTATCAATCGTATTTATAATATGAGGAAAAAGGCGGTCGGTTTACTCGGTGCAACGAAAGGACGGGCTAAACCGGTCGCATTTA
It encodes the following:
- a CDS encoding J domain-containing protein; translation: MRLLLICLLLTLASAQAADINTLRQQAILRDRNAQYQLALHYQQGQGVKADPKQSFYWMEQAAENGHKQAQLQVANAYLNGSAGTTPDKTQAIYWLTRLATQGDTTAQFKLGQLYEQVADLSGETQALIWYRIAGLSNPTAEQRYSQLLEQQFNHRRMKEISQRKALEDAQIPDTTTSSAHFNNAQTDAAQFTLPQIISSAVVAILMLAVTLLGVVHVRLKKQLRTAKSAHPEVQPPPSEPLQVQSGTYIQQQKIKQQEQTIRKQKQQMTMLFQELKRSQQTPLAHTPARPKDLDLACALFGFSATEIPEIKQIKLRYKQLSKIYHPDMKGSDEEMKRLNQALKSLLAHQQNTSMQ
- a CDS encoding OmpA family protein, which produces MLSLLSLLAGCEATQRQNATTGENETNATTKGALIGAISGIAVGLASGDNARERRQRALIGAAGGAAIGGGVGYYFDKQEAALRRSLVNSGVQVERVGEHQLRLRMKNSIGFNTNDFHLNTSIHNTLNGVAKILMEYPETSLVIEGHTDNTGSDRTNQVLSEKRAESVRQYLVSQGVAPGRAIARGIGERHPLCSNSTPQGRQCNRRVEIQILPLK
- a CDS encoding DUF2786 domain-containing protein yields the protein MNKEKALKKIAKCLELGNSANVNEAASAIKMAHSLMLKYGLHKDDIEFIKMGKTQSSHLLPSQISSHLLRIIRGINTKFGVEAVLLNHKGLKRAEFIGEADRAIFAAFAFDVIYREMNEQTGQFRNSFAGSGTSTQEVSRRVNSFVSGWIEGALEKLPDITPDQDSADKINSYIDREFENIDRETFKKQLKEAMKNLTKDYETGLKKGRKISVNRPIDGAQAPKLLK
- a CDS encoding DUF3334 family protein — protein: MKKSQVVTTEDILLMLCQSVSKVLTTATASQIHYSAMVQKINKTALKPDFGCFVLFDGGFTGLVVINFNAKAALEIYGNYMRNMGMPEEELAVLHTSDEVGDVLGELMNQLVGDFTNKVRKELQTNITQNQPKMLSLNKQVLLSVDTNLDRPQARRVTFSTEKNNIFYLELAMDKTEFIQLEEFEISEDENPDDILESTWQQSAQASSSQSSDSNPENREDDQQDSTNAADLLDQLGL